The following coding sequences lie in one Candidatus Curtissbacteria bacterium genomic window:
- a CDS encoding SDR family oxidoreductase, with protein sequence METVLVTGGAGFLGSHLSEKLLGEGSEVVCVDNLITGSQKNIAHLLNDKNFTFINHDVIKPFSNRKFKFNKIYHLASPADPNSNSPFSYLAHPFETMLVNTTGTWNMCELAARHGAKLSFASTSEVYGDPERSPQGEDYRGNVSTIGPRSVYDEAKRFGETIVSAFVRKKGLDGRITRIFNTYGPRMNPSEGRAVVNFINQALSGERITIYGDGKQTRSFCYVDDQIEGQIAAMEEGSSGEIYNLGNDDEKTILQFAQMIKALTNSSSEIIFSEPLPEDDPLIRKPNTNKAKRDLGWQPKIPLEEGLQKTIEYFRSTS encoded by the coding sequence ATGGAGACGGTGCTTGTAACTGGTGGGGCTGGATTTTTAGGAAGTCACCTTTCTGAAAAATTGCTTGGTGAGGGAAGCGAAGTTGTTTGCGTTGACAATTTGATAACAGGTTCTCAAAAGAATATTGCGCATCTTCTTAACGATAAGAACTTTACTTTCATAAACCATGATGTAATAAAACCTTTTTCGAATCGTAAATTTAAATTTAATAAGATTTACCACCTCGCTTCCCCGGCTGATCCAAATTCCAACTCGCCATTTTCTTATTTGGCTCATCCTTTTGAAACGATGCTCGTAAACACAACGGGAACTTGGAATATGTGTGAGCTTGCCGCTCGTCATGGCGCTAAATTAAGTTTTGCCTCGACGAGCGAGGTGTATGGCGACCCGGAAAGGTCTCCTCAGGGTGAGGATTACAGGGGAAATGTTTCAACGATTGGCCCAAGATCGGTTTACGATGAGGCAAAAAGATTTGGGGAGACAATTGTTTCCGCTTTTGTGAGAAAGAAAGGACTTGATGGGCGAATCACCAGAATTTTTAATACTTATGGCCCAAGGATGAATCCAAGCGAAGGGAGAGCGGTTGTTAATTTTATAAATCAGGCACTTTCTGGGGAACGAATTACTATATATGGCGACGGAAAACAGACGAGATCTTTTTGTTACGTTGACGATCAAATAGAGGGACAAATTGCCGCAATGGAAGAAGGCAGTAGTGGAGAGATATATAATCTTGGTAATGACGACGAAAAAACAATTTTACAGTTTGCGCAAATGATAAAGGCGCTTACTAATAGCTCCAGCGAAATTATTTTTTCCGAGCCTTTACCTGAAGATGACCCTCTTATCAGGAAGCCTAATACGAACAAAGCGAAAAGAGACCTCGGGTGGCAACCAAAAATACCGCTTGAGGAAGGTCTTCAGAAAACCATCGAATACTTCAGATCAACTTCGTAA
- a CDS encoding ABC transporter ATP-binding protein, with product MSSIIEVKSVSKKYRVAERQQYYSLRDSIAQIAKNPLSVFSSKREDEFWPLKNVSFNVGAGEVVGIIGKNGAGKSTLLKILSQITPPTKGKITLRGRTASLLEVGTGFHPELTGRENIFLNGSILGMTRLEIKSKFDEIVSFAEMEKFLDLPVKHYSSGMYTRLAFAVAAHLEPEILIVDEVLSVGDAAFQSKSLGKMQDVSKQGRTVLFVSHNLPAVINICRRVIYLKDGKIVADGNAEKIVSRYLEETRSNASLKKRVASRMFANNVVRLINVKALDKHNRLSNTFDIRKPITVEVEFEVLKNKQSFSANGDRWVGCNLQIINSEGLTIFNSAEDIDRKIRMKKSGKYKSRCVIPGNFLSEGVFSARVTVVDEESGKTREVDVPDAVVFDVVDPTEGNSVRGHSTGFYPGVVRPMLKWQRHSLND from the coding sequence ATGAGTTCGATTATCGAAGTTAAATCGGTTTCTAAAAAATATAGGGTTGCGGAAAGACAACAATATTATTCACTTCGTGACTCGATTGCTCAAATTGCCAAAAACCCTTTATCTGTTTTTAGTTCAAAAAGAGAAGATGAGTTCTGGCCTCTAAAGAACGTTTCTTTCAACGTTGGCGCTGGCGAAGTTGTCGGTATTATCGGTAAAAATGGCGCCGGCAAAAGCACGCTACTGAAGATTCTTTCTCAGATTACTCCTCCCACAAAAGGAAAAATTACACTCAGGGGGCGTACTGCGAGTTTGCTTGAAGTTGGGACCGGATTTCATCCGGAGCTGACAGGACGAGAGAATATTTTTTTAAATGGTTCCATTTTGGGCATGACTCGATTGGAAATAAAGTCTAAATTTGACGAGATTGTTTCTTTTGCCGAGATGGAGAAATTTTTAGATCTGCCGGTTAAACATTATTCTTCTGGAATGTATACAAGGCTGGCTTTTGCTGTGGCTGCTCATTTGGAACCCGAAATACTTATTGTCGATGAGGTTCTTTCGGTGGGTGATGCAGCGTTTCAATCGAAAAGTCTGGGGAAAATGCAGGATGTAAGTAAGCAGGGCAGAACTGTCCTTTTTGTTTCTCATAATCTGCCTGCAGTTATAAATATCTGTCGGCGCGTTATCTATTTAAAAGACGGAAAAATTGTTGCAGACGGCAACGCTGAAAAAATAGTCTCGAGGTATTTGGAAGAAACAAGGAGCAATGCTTCACTTAAAAAAAGGGTTGCGAGCCGTATGTTTGCGAATAATGTTGTGCGGCTTATCAACGTCAAAGCCTTGGATAAGCATAATCGCTTGTCTAATACTTTTGATATACGAAAACCTATAACCGTAGAAGTCGAATTTGAGGTTTTGAAAAATAAGCAGAGCTTTTCTGCGAATGGGGACCGCTGGGTCGGATGCAATTTACAAATTATAAATAGTGAAGGCCTAACCATTTTTAATTCTGCTGAGGATATAGACAGGAAAATCAGAATGAAAAAAAGTGGAAAATATAAAAGTAGATGTGTGATTCCGGGAAATTTTTTATCTGAAGGAGTTTTTTCTGCTAGGGTTACTGTCGTTGATGAGGAGAGTGGCAAGACGCGAGAGGTCGATGTTCCTGACGCGGTTGTTTTTGATGTAGTTGATCCGACTGAAGGAAACTCGGTTCGCGGACACTCAACAGGATTTTATCCTGGCGTCGTAAGGCCCATGCTTAAATGGCAGAGACATTCATTGAATGATTAA
- a CDS encoding ABC transporter permease, which translates to MVKSTITRRLTPTMKNYELTIAPKQKWHLVSLKELWRYRELFFILSWRDIKVRYKQTFLGIIWVIFQPLATTGIFTIFFGRLANIPSGNLPYELFVFIGLVFWIFFSASVTAASNSMVENVNIIKKVYFPREILPISAIITSFVDFAIAFLVVLIVTFYFGFVPSPTIFIYLPIVILIIFLTSSGIGLFLASFNVRYRDVRYILPFFIQSMLFLTPVIYPSAVVRDSFRPILAFNPMTGVIETMRIVLSGSGRVDLGVLFISSVFSLIVFVIGLTYFRVTERFFADIA; encoded by the coding sequence ATGGTTAAGAGCACAATAACAAGAAGGCTAACACCGACAATGAAAAATTATGAGCTTACAATTGCACCAAAACAAAAATGGCATTTGGTAAGTTTAAAAGAATTGTGGCGATATAGAGAACTTTTTTTTATTCTTTCCTGGAGAGACATCAAAGTACGCTATAAGCAGACTTTCCTTGGAATAATTTGGGTTATTTTCCAACCCCTGGCAACGACAGGAATATTTACTATTTTTTTTGGCAGGCTTGCCAATATTCCTTCCGGAAATTTGCCTTATGAATTATTTGTATTTATTGGTCTTGTATTTTGGATATTTTTTTCCGCAAGTGTAACTGCAGCGAGTAATTCGATGGTCGAAAATGTCAATATAATAAAGAAGGTTTATTTTCCGAGGGAAATACTTCCAATTTCAGCAATCATTACCTCGTTTGTTGATTTTGCGATTGCGTTTTTGGTTGTTTTGATTGTTACTTTTTATTTTGGGTTCGTTCCTTCGCCTACCATTTTTATTTATTTGCCAATTGTAATTCTGATTATTTTTTTGACTTCTTCCGGAATTGGCCTTTTTCTTGCTTCATTTAATGTGAGGTACAGGGACGTTAGATACATTTTGCCTTTTTTTATTCAATCTATGCTTTTTTTGACTCCCGTTATTTATCCCTCTGCGGTTGTAAGGGATTCTTTTAGACCTATTTTAGCCTTCAACCCAATGACTGGTGTAATTGAGACCATGAGGATAGTCCTTTCCGGATCAGGCAGGGTAGACTTGGGCGTGCTTTTTATATCCTCAGTTTTTTCGTTAATCGTGTTTGTTATTGGTCTCACTTATTTTAGGGTGACAGAAAGATTCTTTGCCGATATTGCATGA
- a CDS encoding GDP-mannose 4,6-dehydratase, whose translation MHKILVTGCAGFVGSTLVERLLGDGHAVVGIDNFNNYYDPQIKERNLDHVLGSKNFKLFRADILDFKKLTEIFKVEKFDKIIHLAARAGVRPSIEDPLLYSQVNVLGTTNLLKAASDMNVKQFIFGSSSSVYGNSKQIPFTEDDLCENIVSPYGASKRAAEFFARSFHKNFGLKIVILRFFTVYGPKGRVDMAPSLFTNAILEDKPIIKFGEGDSSRDYTYIDDIIDGIVKTLETDLDFEIINLGNSNPVSLNEFIETLEKLLSLKAVIKNMPMQNGDVENTWANIVKAKKLLGWEPKVQFTAGLTKYVEWLRAQ comes from the coding sequence ATGCACAAAATATTAGTAACAGGTTGTGCAGGTTTTGTCGGTTCGACTCTTGTTGAGAGACTCCTTGGCGATGGACATGCTGTAGTTGGAATTGACAACTTTAATAATTATTACGACCCACAAATTAAAGAGAGGAATCTTGATCACGTTCTTGGTTCTAAAAATTTTAAATTGTTTCGCGCTGACATATTGGACTTTAAAAAGCTTACTGAGATATTTAAAGTCGAAAAATTTGACAAGATTATCCATTTGGCGGCGAGGGCCGGTGTTCGTCCTTCAATAGAGGACCCGCTTCTGTATTCACAAGTGAATGTTTTGGGAACAACAAATCTTCTAAAGGCAGCTAGCGACATGAACGTGAAGCAGTTTATATTCGGCTCTTCTTCTTCCGTTTATGGAAACAGCAAGCAAATTCCGTTCACCGAAGATGATCTTTGCGAAAATATTGTTTCTCCATACGGAGCTTCTAAGAGAGCTGCAGAGTTTTTTGCTAGGAGCTTTCATAAAAATTTCGGCCTTAAAATTGTAATTTTGCGATTTTTTACGGTCTATGGTCCGAAGGGTAGAGTTGACATGGCGCCTTCACTTTTTACTAACGCCATACTTGAAGACAAACCCATTATAAAGTTTGGCGAGGGAGATAGCAGTCGAGATTATACGTACATTGATGATATTATTGACGGCATAGTAAAAACTCTCGAAACTGACTTGGATTTTGAGATCATAAATTTGGGAAACAGTAACCCGGTTTCATTAAATGAGTTTATTGAAACTTTAGAAAAGTTGCTTTCTTTAAAAGCTGTTATTAAAAATATGCCTATGCAAAACGGTGATGTTGAAAATACATGGGCAAATATTGTAAAAGCTAAAAAACTTTTGGGGTGGGAGCCAAAAGTTCAGTTTACTGCGGGCCTTACAAAATATGTTGAATGGTTAAGAGCACAATAA